A single region of the Streptomyces sp. NBC_01262 genome encodes:
- a CDS encoding carbamate kinase, translated as MRIVVAVGGNALLERGEHPDAAVQEHHIQQAVVSLADLAAQGHEVIITHGNGPQIGLLATESATDPALTAPYPLDVLGAQTQGMIGSLLARALRNTFPDREVAALVTHTEVDPHDPAFSHPTKFIGQPCTEQEARRLRAERGWTLDRDGDTWRRTVASPLPQAVTEAPVIRQLVAAGTLVICAGGGGIPVVRDRLSGDLRGVEAVIDKDRTAALLAEQLDADALLILTDVTHVFAHYGTSHAHPLPAATPGQLRALRLPEGSMLPKTEAAADFVERTGGIAAIGPLDNALGTLLGTTGTMVRVSVSTP; from the coding sequence ATGCGCATCGTCGTCGCCGTGGGCGGCAACGCCCTTCTGGAGCGCGGGGAGCACCCCGACGCCGCCGTCCAGGAGCACCACATCCAGCAGGCGGTCGTGTCGCTGGCCGACCTCGCCGCGCAGGGCCACGAGGTGATCATCACCCACGGCAACGGCCCCCAGATCGGCCTGCTCGCCACCGAGAGCGCCACCGACCCGGCCCTCACGGCCCCCTATCCCCTGGATGTCCTCGGCGCCCAGACCCAGGGCATGATCGGCTCCCTGCTCGCCCGCGCCCTGCGCAACACCTTCCCCGACCGGGAGGTCGCCGCCCTGGTCACCCACACCGAGGTCGACCCCCATGACCCCGCCTTCAGTCACCCGACCAAGTTCATCGGCCAGCCCTGCACCGAGCAGGAGGCCCGGCGCCTGCGCGCCGAACGCGGCTGGACCCTCGACCGGGACGGCGACACCTGGCGCCGCACCGTGGCCTCCCCGCTGCCGCAGGCCGTCACCGAGGCCCCCGTCATCCGCCAACTGGTCGCGGCCGGCACCCTGGTGATCTGCGCGGGAGGCGGCGGCATCCCCGTCGTACGCGACCGGCTCAGCGGAGACCTGCGCGGCGTCGAGGCCGTCATCGACAAGGACCGCACCGCCGCCCTGCTCGCCGAGCAGCTCGACGCCGACGCCCTGCTCATCCTCACCGACGTCACCCACGTCTTCGCCCACTACGGCACCAGCCACGCCCACCCCCTGCCCGCCGCCACGCCCGGCCAGTTGCGCGCCCTTCGCCTGCCCGAGGGCTCCATGCTGCCCAAGACCGAAGCCGCCGCCGACTTCGTGGAGCGCACGGGAGGCATCGCCGCCATCGGCCCCCTGGACAACGCCCTCGGCACGCTGCTCGGCACCACCGGCACCATGGTGAGGGTCTCGGTGAGCACGCCCTGA
- the argF gene encoding ornithine carbamoyltransferase, giving the protein MTTDLRGRHYLSELDFTAADIHHLLDLTAELKAAKKAGTEIPRLTGRRLALIFEKTSTRTRCAFEVAAADQGATTTYLGPDSSHLGGKESVRDTARVLGRMYDGIEYRGFAQDTVTALARHAGVPVYNGLTDAFHPTQSLCDVFTMREHSGKPLTGISYAYLGDARNNTANSLLAMGSLLGMDVRIAAPRALWPDPELVGRCRALADDSGARITLTEDIETAVRGADFLYTDVWVSMGEPPETWQDRIAQLLPYQVNAKAMAATGNPDTGFLHCLPALHDRSTRLGERLFAQYGLDGLEVTDEVFESAASLVFDQAENRMHTIKAVLVATLGA; this is encoded by the coding sequence ATGACCACCGATCTGCGCGGCCGCCACTACCTGAGCGAACTCGACTTCACCGCCGCCGACATCCACCACCTCCTCGACCTCACCGCCGAGCTGAAGGCAGCCAAGAAGGCCGGCACCGAGATACCCCGCCTCACCGGCCGCCGTCTCGCGCTGATCTTCGAGAAGACCTCCACCCGCACCCGCTGCGCCTTCGAGGTGGCCGCCGCCGACCAGGGCGCCACCACCACCTACCTCGGCCCCGACAGCTCCCACCTGGGCGGCAAGGAGTCCGTACGCGACACCGCCCGCGTCCTGGGACGGATGTACGACGGCATCGAATACCGCGGCTTCGCCCAGGACACCGTCACCGCACTCGCCCGCCACGCGGGCGTCCCGGTCTACAACGGCCTGACCGACGCTTTCCACCCCACCCAGAGCCTGTGCGACGTCTTCACCATGCGCGAGCACAGCGGCAAGCCGCTCACCGGGATCTCGTACGCCTACCTCGGCGACGCCCGCAACAACACCGCCAACTCCCTGCTCGCCATGGGCAGTCTGCTCGGCATGGACGTCCGCATAGCCGCACCCCGTGCCCTGTGGCCGGACCCGGAGCTGGTCGGACGCTGCCGCGCCCTCGCCGACGACAGCGGCGCCCGCATCACTCTCACCGAGGACATCGAAACGGCCGTACGCGGCGCCGACTTCCTCTACACCGACGTGTGGGTCTCCATGGGCGAACCGCCCGAGACCTGGCAGGACCGCATCGCCCAACTCCTGCCCTACCAGGTGAACGCCAAGGCCATGGCCGCCACCGGCAACCCCGACACCGGCTTCCTGCACTGTCTGCCCGCCCTGCACGACCGCAGTACGCGCCTGGGCGAGCGGCTGTTCGCCCAGTACGGTCTGGACGGGCTGGAGGTCACCGACGAGGTCTTCGAATCGGCCGCCTCGCTCGTCTTCGACCAGGCCGAGAACCGTATGCACACCATCAAGGCCGTTCTCGTGGCCACCCTGGGAGCGTGA